In the genome of Triticum urartu cultivar G1812 chromosome 5, Tu2.1, whole genome shotgun sequence, one region contains:
- the LOC125507059 gene encoding F-box/FBD/LRR-repeat protein At1g13570-like gives MCGRKKHARSVKEAALAEADALISLAPDALDNILVRLHIRDAVRTSVLSRAWRHRWEALPSLDLHFPCLGGDDGAPAGLGSLEGILLRCPARVRLFHAELDGPYAGRVHDWLFVLARRGVEILDLSFNDSFPTLPSSVFSCSRLTSLSLFGCAIPLLPAGFVAFPELRKLTLANVNLEDYGEYQLEEIIRTSPLLDYLVLTDVFIGGEYIREWVIRAPNLRHLTICSENYYGWILKDLTCLNSAVIDWFDNVVHNDFAKFLSGLVQVRKLLVVSFNAPSAMIPKIILCTFHNLKSLKLRMHFCEQPPIMLAFCLLKSAPNLEKLKIEIYDKEEQKFEANGEFQNALWTDGMCANLQVVQMTGINWRRNEMCFIELILSKARLLRALCISYGGNVVMSSEDAINELLTYKRASAEAQVLFKGKAEEYY, from the exons ATGTGCGGGAG GAAAAAACATGCCCGAAGCGTGAAGGAGGCCGCACTGGCCGAGGCGGACGCCCTGATCTCCCTGGCCCCGGACGCCCTCGACAACATCCTCGTCCGTCTCCACATCCGCGACGCCGTCCGCACGTCGGTGCTCTCCCGCGCCTGGCGACACCGATGGGAGGCCCTCCCATCCCTCGACCTCCATTTCCCCTGCCTCGGAGGCGATGATGGCGCGCCGGCGGGGCTGGGGTCCCTCGAAGGCATCCTCCTCCGCTGCCCCGCCCGCGTCCGGCTCTTCCACGCGGAGCTCGACGGGCCCTACGCAGGCCGCGTCCACGACTGGCTCTTCGTCCTCGCCCGCAGGGGTGTCGAGATCCTGGACCTCAGCTTCAACGACTCGTTCCCCACCCTCCCCTCCTCCGTCTTCTCCTGCAGCCGGCTCACCTCCCTCAGCCTCTTCGGCTGCGCCATTCCGCTCCTACCCGCGGGCTTTGTGGCCTTCCCGGAGCTAAGGAAATTGACCCTCGCAAACGTCAACTTAGAGGACTATGGGGAGTACCAGCTTGAGGAGATCATTAGGACATCCCCGTTGCTCGACTATCTGGTACTTACAGATGTTTTCATCGGTGGCGAGTACATCAGAGAATGGGTGATTCGGGCGCCCAATCTCAGGCACTTGACTATTTGTTCAGAGAACTATTATGGCTGGATCCTCAAGGACTTGACATGCCTGAATTCTGCAGTCATCGATTGGTTTGACAATGTTGTTCACAACGATTTTGCCAAGTTTCTTTCCGGGCTTGTTCAAGTTAGGAAGCTTTTGGTCGTCTCATTCAACGCACCG AGTGCTATGATACCGAAGATAATTCTGTGCACCTTTCACAACTTGAAGAGCTTGAAGTTGCGTATGCACTTTTGTGAGCAACCCCCTATTATGTTAGCGTTTTGCTTACTAAAGAGTGCCCCAAATCTTGAAAAGCTTAAAATAGAG ATCTATGATAAGGAGGAGCAGAAATTTGAGGCAAATGGAGAGTTTCAAAATGCATTATGGACTGATGGCATGTGTGCCAACCTTCAGGTTGTGCAGATGACTGGCATTAATTGGCGTCGAAATGAAATGTGCTTTATAGAGCTCATTCTCTCTAAAGCAAGGCTTCTTCGTGCATTATGTATTAGCTATGGTGGGAACGTTGTGATGTCTAGTGAGGATGCTATAAATGAATTACTAACATACAAAAGGGCTTCAGCTGAAGCTCAGGTCTTATTTAAAG GTAAAGCAGAAGAGTATTATTAG